In Bradyrhizobium erythrophlei, a single genomic region encodes these proteins:
- a CDS encoding cupin domain-containing protein, producing the protein MSGAYSGIPLGGLKNLDEILLQSKELPWREKSLKGISEKMLWRNEETGASIALIRFAKGSGIPAPHSHASNQFMICLEGKYEYTKTGVVLTAGSFYWNPKGNVHGPAVAHEDTVVVEVYDGPHYPIKPDWYANEEDAR; encoded by the coding sequence ATGAGCGGCGCTTATTCGGGAATTCCCCTCGGCGGTTTGAAAAACCTCGATGAGATTTTGCTGCAAAGCAAGGAATTGCCCTGGCGGGAGAAGTCCCTGAAGGGCATCTCGGAGAAAATGTTGTGGCGCAACGAAGAGACCGGCGCATCGATCGCGCTTATTCGCTTCGCCAAGGGTTCAGGAATTCCAGCGCCTCACAGCCACGCTTCCAACCAGTTCATGATCTGTCTGGAAGGAAAATACGAATACACCAAGACCGGTGTCGTTCTGACGGCAGGCAGCTTTTACTGGAACCCGAAAGGAAATGTGCACGGACCGGCCGTTGCGCACGAAGACACCGTCGTCGTCGAAGTCTATGACGGTCCGCATTACCCGATTAAGCCGGATTGGTACGCCAACGAAGAGGATGCGCGCTGA
- a CDS encoding Ldh family oxidoreductase, translating into MSSSANAATTSVRVDADKLIGVVADTFAALGVAAGSARIVAEDLVLADLEGVGSHGVMLLPMYVERLQKGSVSKESAGAIVVDNRTSIGIDAHHALGQLTAHQAVGLVTSRAREYGMATVAVRNAFHFGTAGRYARLIASQGCVGIVMSNTRPLLPAPGGAEAITGNNPIAFAVPSNGTHPVEVDMALSATAMGKIRLAAAAGKPIPADWAMAADGSPTTDPNEAIKGMLAPAAGPKGFGLAFVIDLLCGGLSDGAIGAEVRPLYGDASQPYRCSQLFLALDVRNFTDPEAFAERVNEQAQRVSRSKHAPGIERVYAPGELAYATREGNAGKVTLSRQTFDGFVTAAKSAGVQVEPLL; encoded by the coding sequence ATGTCCTCGTCAGCCAATGCTGCGACAACTTCCGTTCGCGTCGATGCCGATAAGCTTATAGGCGTGGTTGCCGATACATTCGCGGCACTTGGCGTCGCGGCGGGGAGTGCGCGCATCGTCGCCGAAGATCTTGTCCTGGCGGATCTGGAAGGCGTTGGCTCGCACGGCGTGATGCTGCTGCCCATGTATGTCGAGCGCTTGCAGAAGGGGTCGGTATCGAAAGAAAGCGCCGGCGCGATCGTTGTCGATAACCGCACCAGCATTGGTATTGATGCGCATCATGCGCTGGGACAGCTCACGGCGCACCAGGCCGTCGGCCTTGTGACATCGCGGGCGCGTGAGTACGGCATGGCGACGGTTGCGGTGCGTAACGCGTTTCACTTCGGCACGGCCGGCCGCTATGCGCGCCTCATTGCGAGCCAGGGCTGCGTCGGCATCGTGATGTCAAACACGCGGCCCTTGCTGCCGGCTCCAGGCGGCGCCGAAGCAATCACTGGGAACAATCCAATTGCCTTTGCGGTGCCGAGCAACGGCACGCATCCGGTCGAGGTCGATATGGCGCTGAGCGCCACGGCGATGGGCAAGATCCGTCTCGCCGCCGCGGCTGGCAAACCAATTCCGGCGGACTGGGCTATGGCGGCGGACGGGAGCCCGACCACCGACCCGAATGAAGCGATCAAGGGCATGTTGGCTCCGGCGGCGGGGCCGAAAGGCTTCGGTCTTGCTTTTGTCATCGATCTCTTGTGCGGCGGGCTGTCGGATGGCGCCATCGGCGCCGAGGTACGGCCGCTTTACGGCGACGCGTCGCAGCCGTATCGCTGCAGCCAGCTGTTCCTGGCGCTCGACGTCAGGAATTTCACCGATCCGGAAGCTTTCGCCGAGCGCGTCAACGAGCAGGCACAGCGCGTAAGCCGCTCGAAACACGCTCCAGGCATCGAGCGCGTCTACGCGCCGGGTGAGCTGGCATACGCAACGCGGGAGGGCAATGCAGGTAAGGTGACGCTCAGCCGCCAGACGTTTGACGGCTTCGTGACCGCGGCAAAGAGCGCC
- a CDS encoding GntR family transcriptional regulator, producing MARKTKGSKVVAIRKQGTARPAKDGSLADAAYIALKEKIVRLFFLPGQYLNEGALCELLGVGRTPVHQALQRLQHDGLVEVMPRKGVIVQPGSISEILKILDSRVTIEADLARNAASRVTAEEAAELKKLARVKVVGDSRSQLDNFVEADRAFHSRFADLAGNPVMSDIAGKLHDRSIRYWYLHLWQTFDGRASGNEHAAIADAIARGDGEAAAAAVRAHLESLRTRLMRAQNINSGRPFLRSR from the coding sequence ATGGCAAGGAAAACAAAAGGCTCGAAAGTCGTCGCGATCAGGAAACAGGGTACGGCACGGCCGGCGAAAGACGGCTCGTTGGCCGATGCGGCGTATATTGCGTTGAAGGAGAAGATCGTTCGGCTCTTCTTCTTGCCGGGGCAATACCTGAATGAGGGCGCGCTGTGCGAACTTCTGGGGGTTGGCCGCACGCCCGTGCATCAGGCGCTCCAGCGCCTGCAGCACGATGGGCTGGTCGAAGTGATGCCGCGCAAGGGCGTCATCGTCCAGCCGGGCAGCATCTCCGAAATCCTCAAGATTCTCGATTCTCGGGTGACGATCGAAGCGGATCTGGCGCGAAATGCCGCGAGCCGCGTCACGGCGGAGGAGGCCGCAGAACTGAAAAAGCTGGCGCGCGTCAAGGTAGTCGGCGATTCACGGTCGCAGCTCGACAATTTTGTCGAGGCCGACCGCGCGTTCCACAGCCGTTTCGCTGATCTCGCCGGCAATCCCGTCATGAGCGATATCGCCGGCAAGCTGCACGATCGCTCTATCCGGTACTGGTATCTTCATCTGTGGCAGACATTCGATGGCCGAGCGAGCGGTAACGAACACGCGGCGATCGCGGACGCAATCGCGCGCGGCGACGGCGAGGCCGCGGCGGCTGCGGTGCGGGCCCATCTCGAGAGCCTCCGTACGCGCCTGATGCGCGCGCAGAATATAAACAGCGGCCGTCCTTTCCTGCGGTCGCGCTAA
- a CDS encoding oligosaccharide flippase family protein, translating into MLKTVIGNAGWLGLVQLLNYGLPFLTLPVITRAFGSSIFGLFATMSAYAAYVGLITKFGFDLTGPRRLARIRDDASAISDCVSTVAVSQLVLAAAASSLFVLVLATVPVDATWKLVTSIMLIETIANSLCPQWVFLGLERLRDFAMLQFCVRLATALLIACLIRTPQDLTLLASIYAGAAIFAAFGSFVVLRLYGIRWRAPKAATIASTLGGAFGLFASSLAISLYTTTNVIIVTSVLGTSAGGTFALADRLRQATSGVMGPITSAVYPFICRISGRDETADERRAKQFFFRTIALVSAVLSTTLLLFSGSIVQVVGGDGYQDAVLLLRWMAFLPFIIALSNIFGIQTMIPMHLDRQLTCVVTAAAIIGVAGIFVFSRIWGLNGAGLAVLGVECLVTVALGSIVAQKVSLRSLFFSETRSFLRPKGIDTPAA; encoded by the coding sequence ATGCTGAAGACTGTCATCGGAAATGCCGGTTGGCTCGGGCTCGTTCAATTGCTCAACTACGGCCTTCCTTTCCTGACTCTTCCGGTGATTACCCGGGCCTTTGGTTCTTCGATATTCGGTCTTTTTGCAACGATGTCCGCTTATGCCGCCTACGTCGGCCTCATCACAAAATTCGGCTTTGATCTTACCGGACCGCGCCGTCTAGCAAGAATCCGCGATGATGCCTCGGCGATATCAGACTGCGTCAGCACAGTCGCTGTTTCTCAGCTTGTCCTGGCCGCAGCCGCCTCGTCCCTTTTCGTCTTGGTTCTTGCAACTGTTCCTGTCGATGCGACCTGGAAGCTGGTCACCTCGATCATGCTCATCGAGACCATTGCCAATTCGCTATGTCCACAGTGGGTGTTTCTGGGATTGGAACGGTTGAGAGATTTTGCGATGCTGCAATTCTGTGTGCGGCTTGCCACGGCGTTGCTGATTGCCTGCCTGATCCGCACCCCTCAAGATCTAACGCTGCTTGCATCGATATATGCCGGTGCCGCGATCTTTGCCGCATTTGGTTCGTTCGTCGTGCTGCGGCTTTACGGGATCCGCTGGCGGGCGCCGAAGGCAGCAACCATTGCGTCGACGCTCGGCGGCGCATTTGGTTTGTTCGCCTCATCTCTGGCGATCAGCCTTTATACGACGACAAACGTAATCATCGTGACAAGCGTTCTTGGTACGTCGGCGGGAGGCACTTTTGCGCTGGCCGACCGGCTTCGACAGGCGACCAGCGGCGTTATGGGACCCATCACGAGCGCCGTGTATCCGTTCATCTGCAGAATTTCGGGCCGCGATGAAACGGCGGACGAGCGCCGAGCGAAGCAGTTCTTCTTTCGAACAATCGCGCTGGTGTCCGCAGTCTTGTCCACCACGTTGCTTTTGTTTTCCGGATCGATCGTTCAGGTCGTCGGTGGCGATGGATACCAGGACGCCGTTCTCTTGCTGCGATGGATGGCATTTCTGCCTTTTATCATCGCGCTTTCGAACATCTTTGGAATACAGACCATGATCCCGATGCACCTGGATCGCCAACTGACCTGCGTGGTTACGGCAGCGGCCATCATCGGCGTGGCAGGAATATTCGTTTTCTCGCGCATCTGGGGCCTCAACGGCGCGGGGCTCGCGGTGCTGGGAGTGGAATGTCTCGTGACGGTTGCCCTCGGGTCGATCGTGGCTCAGAAAGTCAGTCTTCGATCGCTTTTCTTTTCGGAGACGCGCTCGTTTTTGCGCCCGAAGGGGATCGATACGCCCGCGGCTTGA
- a CDS encoding tetratricopeptide repeat protein — protein sequence MSRRERRAAKKTGVDRTAAGVGTAGRLYEVGLGHMQAGRHLDAQLCCQQALALDPNHADSLHLLGLLSLDAGQYDHALEWISRAIRQEPKAVYLTSLGSTLVNQGRTDEALKAFDKAVQLKPLDADLWRNLGAVLIEVKRPADAILSFQHALKLNPRHWGAANMVALLLYQSETFQDALPYYNLCDELEPNHFQTLYMRALTLQKLGRLDEALADNKRALALDPANADTYGNIGHVLMSSGRNEEALSWFDRSLELQPNSAATLMNKAIALGAMRRFAEAVSWYDRSLELQPNSALTLTNKAIALAELRHFDEALAVYHQARAIDPSHAVADWNLALLQLLTGDFEAGWAGREARWKIPALSTHYPKLPQPMWLGKEPIEGKTILINVDEGLGDTIQFARYVPMVAELGARVILAVQEPLRPLLSELPGVSQCLAFTASELPAFDMYCSISSLPLAFGTKLETIPSAIPYLPAPAEGRLQAWEHRLGPHERLRVGLVWSGNPRHDNDHNRSIPLRLLTHILDVDATFVSLQKDPRPDDKAILERTEIIDLTAHLTDFAETAALVSCLDLVISVDTSVVHLAGALGRPTWILLPYRPDWRWLLGRDDSPWYPTARLFRQSETREYGSVLDRVRTELHTTISARKARRSPCESPDRLQGGFKEMIAQLNVPIGIRSTNQLKGASIILKCTDGPS from the coding sequence ATGAGCCGTCGCGAACGCCGGGCCGCAAAGAAGACCGGAGTCGATCGGACTGCGGCCGGGGTGGGTACCGCCGGCAGGCTCTATGAGGTCGGCCTTGGCCACATGCAGGCGGGACGGCATCTCGACGCTCAGCTATGCTGCCAGCAAGCCCTTGCGTTGGATCCCAATCACGCGGACTCCCTGCACCTTCTGGGTCTTCTGTCGCTCGACGCCGGACAATACGACCATGCGCTAGAGTGGATATCTCGTGCGATCCGACAGGAGCCGAAAGCAGTTTATCTAACCAGTCTTGGCTCCACGCTCGTGAACCAGGGGCGGACTGACGAGGCGCTCAAGGCGTTCGATAAGGCGGTGCAACTCAAACCGCTTGACGCCGATTTATGGAGAAATCTCGGTGCCGTCCTCATCGAGGTGAAACGCCCGGCGGACGCGATCCTGAGCTTTCAGCACGCGCTCAAACTGAATCCTCGTCATTGGGGTGCGGCAAACATGGTCGCGCTTCTTCTCTATCAATCGGAGACATTCCAAGACGCCCTCCCCTACTACAATCTGTGCGACGAGCTTGAGCCCAACCACTTCCAGACGCTGTATATGCGTGCGCTCACTCTGCAAAAACTCGGAAGGCTCGACGAAGCTCTCGCCGACAACAAGCGGGCGTTGGCGCTCGATCCGGCCAACGCAGACACATACGGCAATATCGGCCACGTCCTGATGTCGTCCGGTCGGAACGAGGAGGCCCTATCGTGGTTCGACCGGAGCCTCGAACTCCAACCGAACTCCGCCGCAACTCTCATGAACAAGGCGATCGCGCTCGGGGCAATGCGCCGTTTCGCTGAAGCCGTGTCATGGTACGATCGAAGCCTCGAACTTCAGCCGAACTCCGCCTTGACGCTCACCAACAAGGCGATCGCCCTCGCTGAGCTTCGCCACTTTGACGAAGCTCTCGCGGTCTATCATCAAGCAAGGGCAATCGATCCCTCGCATGCCGTTGCCGATTGGAATTTGGCCCTGCTTCAACTGCTCACCGGGGATTTCGAGGCTGGTTGGGCCGGGCGCGAGGCCCGCTGGAAGATTCCGGCCCTTTCGACCCACTACCCAAAGCTCCCGCAGCCGATGTGGCTTGGGAAAGAGCCCATCGAAGGCAAGACAATCCTTATCAATGTTGACGAAGGATTGGGCGATACGATTCAGTTTGCACGCTACGTCCCCATGGTCGCCGAGCTGGGTGCGCGCGTCATTCTGGCCGTGCAAGAACCTTTGCGCCCGCTGTTATCAGAACTCCCCGGTGTCTCCCAATGCCTCGCCTTCACAGCCAGTGAGCTGCCGGCGTTCGACATGTATTGCTCGATCTCCAGCCTGCCGCTCGCCTTTGGGACGAAGCTTGAGACGATCCCATCTGCGATCCCCTATTTGCCCGCGCCTGCGGAGGGCCGCTTGCAAGCCTGGGAGCACCGGCTCGGTCCTCACGAAAGGTTACGGGTTGGCCTCGTCTGGTCCGGCAATCCGCGACATGACAACGACCACAACCGCTCGATTCCGCTTCGCTTGCTGACCCATATCCTGGATGTGGATGCGACTTTTGTCAGTCTGCAGAAGGACCCGAGACCTGACGACAAGGCGATCCTCGAACGGACTGAAATCATAGATCTCACCGCTCACCTCACCGATTTCGCAGAGACCGCGGCCCTCGTTTCGTGCCTCGATCTCGTGATCTCGGTAGATACCAGCGTCGTCCATCTCGCCGGCGCGCTGGGGCGCCCGACCTGGATCCTTTTGCCTTACAGGCCCGATTGGCGTTGGCTGCTCGGTCGGGACGACAGCCCGTGGTATCCGACGGCACGGCTGTTCAGGCAGAGCGAAACCCGTGAATATGGTAGCGTTCTGGATCGGGTGCGGACCGAGTTGCATACGACGATCTCCGCCAGAAAGGCTCGTCGATCGCCTTGCGAGTCCCCCGACCGTCTCCAAGGGGGTTTTAAGGAAATGATTGCTCAATTGAATGTTCCAATTGGCATCAGATCTACGAATCAACTAAAAGGTGCATCGATAATCTTGAAGTGTACCGATGGACCGTCGTGA
- a CDS encoding ABC transporter permease — protein MIGRATTQILYPLAGLVFLIALWWLLCIYLRIPTVVLPTPDKVMHALTSRIDLIMAEGWVTLKETVLGFILAVVVGIPMAVLVANSRPINLIFSPLLVGLQSVPKVALAPIILVWLGTGIQSKLAIVWLVAFFPIIVDTVAGLRSTPRELLELARSLRASPLQIFVKAQLPAALPFILTGAKVAITLSVIGAVIGEFVGSSEGLGFLLLTATSQLDTPLAFAALVALSLMGVFVYLLVEGAERLAAPWLPPAQH, from the coding sequence ATGATAGGCCGTGCCACGACACAGATATTATATCCGTTAGCCGGCTTGGTGTTTCTGATTGCGCTGTGGTGGTTGCTTTGTATCTATCTGCGCATTCCAACGGTCGTGCTGCCGACGCCGGACAAGGTGATGCATGCGCTAACCAGCCGCATCGACCTCATCATGGCAGAGGGGTGGGTTACGCTGAAGGAAACCGTTCTTGGTTTCATTTTAGCCGTTGTCGTCGGCATTCCCATGGCGGTATTGGTTGCGAACTCAAGGCCGATCAATCTGATTTTTTCGCCGCTGCTGGTCGGATTGCAGTCCGTTCCGAAAGTCGCGCTCGCGCCGATCATCCTGGTCTGGCTAGGCACCGGCATTCAGTCGAAGCTTGCTATCGTGTGGCTCGTGGCCTTCTTTCCCATCATCGTTGATACGGTCGCTGGATTGCGCTCGACCCCGCGTGAGCTGCTTGAGCTGGCACGCAGCCTTCGCGCCTCGCCCTTGCAGATTTTCGTCAAGGCCCAACTGCCGGCCGCTTTGCCGTTCATCCTCACGGGTGCCAAGGTTGCTATAACCTTATCGGTCATCGGTGCCGTCATTGGGGAGTTCGTCGGCTCCAGCGAAGGTCTTGGCTTTCTTCTTCTTACAGCGACGTCTCAGCTCGATACTCCACTGGCATTCGCCGCGCTGGTCGCGTTGTCGCTGATGGGTGTGTTCGTTTATCTGCTTGTCGAAGGCGCCGAGCGGTTGGCCGCGCCTTGGTTGCCGCCGGCGCAGCACTAG
- a CDS encoding Bug family tripartite tricarboxylate transporter substrate binding protein, with the protein MRRAVLLLLLASLPAAAAHAGDFPSRTVTIVSPYQAGGTSDLVARVLAQKLGERWGKTVIVENKPGANGGTGVNAVVSAAPDGHTLLAAASSALTLNPLFYPKLNYDPVRDLTPITRTGLVANVLVINPALPVNDVKSLIGLARQKPGTLTYASQGVGSNGHVTGEFFKQRAQIDILHVPYKGSAPAVQDLLAGHVQIMFDNLPSVLPLIRAGELRALAVTTAERSPELPEVPTISEAALPGFDTSAWFALLAPKGTPVAIVQEIEHAAVTVLTDPETRERFRTAGVAVVADGSSELTKHIASETVMWRDVIAKAGIKAE; encoded by the coding sequence ATGCGCCGCGCTGTTCTTTTACTGCTTCTGGCATCGCTGCCGGCCGCTGCGGCGCACGCCGGCGACTTTCCATCGCGGACCGTGACGATTGTCTCACCTTATCAAGCGGGCGGGACCAGCGATCTCGTCGCGCGCGTCCTGGCGCAAAAGCTCGGGGAGCGCTGGGGCAAGACCGTGATCGTCGAGAACAAGCCCGGCGCCAATGGCGGCACCGGCGTCAATGCCGTCGTTAGCGCGGCTCCGGACGGCCATACCTTGCTTGCCGCAGCATCAAGCGCGCTGACGCTCAATCCCCTCTTCTACCCGAAGCTGAACTACGACCCCGTGCGCGATCTGACGCCGATCACCCGCACCGGCCTGGTCGCCAACGTACTCGTGATCAATCCCGCGCTACCCGTCAACGACGTCAAGTCACTTATCGGGCTGGCAAGGCAAAAGCCGGGAACGTTGACCTATGCTTCACAGGGCGTCGGTTCGAATGGGCATGTCACAGGCGAATTCTTCAAACAGCGCGCCCAGATCGATATCCTTCACGTGCCGTACAAGGGAAGCGCTCCGGCTGTTCAGGATCTGCTCGCGGGCCACGTTCAGATCATGTTCGACAATCTGCCCTCGGTGCTGCCGCTCATTCGCGCCGGCGAGCTTCGCGCCCTGGCTGTCACCACAGCTGAACGTTCGCCCGAATTGCCCGAAGTGCCAACCATCTCGGAAGCAGCTCTGCCGGGGTTCGATACCAGCGCCTGGTTCGCGCTTCTGGCGCCAAAAGGCACGCCGGTCGCCATCGTTCAGGAGATCGAGCACGCCGCCGTCACCGTCCTCACCGATCCCGAGACGCGAGAACGCTTTCGGACCGCAGGGGTGGCTGTCGTTGCCGACGGCTCTTCAGAATTGACGAAGCACATCGCCTCGGAGACGGTCATGTGGCGCGACGTGATCGCAAAGGCGGGAATCAAGGCCGAATAA
- a CDS encoding ABC transporter ATP-binding protein, translating into MKNVRKVFSAAELKSRSSEPVVALDDANFEFDEGELVALLGPSGCGKTTLLRIVAGLIQKTSGSVKIGGREITEPLGDYGFVFQSPSLMPWRTVLDNVLFTMEVLRRNDKAARARAAQLLDMVGLGDFLRARPHQLSGGMQQRVALCRALIHQPKLLLMDEPFGALDELTRLEMNDLLLRIRKEIGATVLFVTHSISEAVYVSDQIIVFSRRPARVATKIPITLPYPRTQRIRFTSDFTRAERLASEALGIISPVEAEGTAA; encoded by the coding sequence ATCAAAAACGTCAGGAAGGTTTTCTCCGCGGCCGAGCTGAAGTCGCGCTCGTCGGAGCCGGTCGTTGCACTCGACGACGCCAACTTCGAGTTCGATGAGGGCGAGCTCGTTGCGTTGCTTGGACCGAGTGGTTGCGGCAAGACAACGCTCTTGCGGATCGTCGCCGGGCTTATTCAGAAAACCTCCGGCTCGGTGAAGATCGGCGGGCGGGAGATTACGGAGCCGCTCGGCGACTACGGCTTTGTGTTCCAAAGCCCGAGCCTGATGCCGTGGCGGACGGTGCTGGACAATGTCCTGTTTACAATGGAAGTGCTGCGACGGAACGACAAGGCGGCTCGGGCGCGCGCGGCGCAGCTGCTGGATATGGTCGGTCTCGGCGACTTCCTCCGGGCCCGTCCGCATCAATTGTCGGGGGGCATGCAGCAGCGGGTGGCCTTGTGCCGGGCGCTTATTCATCAGCCGAAGTTGCTTTTGATGGACGAGCCGTTTGGGGCGCTCGACGAGCTAACCCGTCTTGAAATGAACGATCTTCTGCTGCGGATCCGCAAGGAGATCGGCGCGACGGTGCTATTCGTCACGCATTCGATCTCGGAAGCTGTCTACGTGTCGGATCAGATCATCGTGTTTAGTCGCCGCCCGGCGCGCGTTGCGACCAAGATCCCGATCACGTTGCCTTATCCGCGAACGCAACGCATCCGATTTACGTCCGACTTTACGAGGGCCGAGCGGCTGGCGAGCGAAGCGCTCGGGATCATTTCTCCTGTCGAAGCGGAAGGGACGGCAGCATGA
- a CDS encoding ABC transporter substrate-binding protein — MIERFLVVAVALALSLPSAYAQERDVKFVLDFISLGRHAPWYVALGKGYFKEEGLNVTIMPSKGTADAIRTVVTGGAEFGFIDIPSLVAAGGSGSTIKIVAANYQKPPYCVFSIDNGANIDSAKKLAGFELGSSSASFMPKIWQAIMEMNGVDSKTMKIVNIDAPARVPMLASRKVQSIDLFMMSEPSIKRAIPDGKPVCLFAGDLGLEIYANSIGVHEDFLKKDPEAVKKFVRAALRGWKYTFDHPDEAAQIELQYVKALDPQIIIEEIDILRRVAITPDVQKNGYGSMTLERMKNTVDFINKNIDVPGDKLTVEQIYAPGYLPEKPITP; from the coding sequence ATGATTGAGCGATTTCTGGTGGTTGCGGTCGCCCTAGCGCTTTCACTGCCGTCCGCCTATGCGCAGGAACGCGACGTAAAATTCGTGCTCGACTTCATTTCTCTCGGCCGCCATGCGCCCTGGTACGTCGCGCTCGGCAAAGGGTATTTCAAGGAAGAAGGACTGAACGTTACGATCATGCCGTCAAAGGGTACGGCTGACGCGATCCGCACGGTTGTGACCGGCGGTGCCGAGTTCGGGTTCATCGACATACCGAGTCTTGTCGCAGCCGGCGGATCGGGCTCGACGATCAAGATCGTCGCGGCAAATTATCAAAAGCCGCCATATTGCGTCTTCAGCATCGACAATGGCGCCAATATCGATAGCGCAAAAAAATTGGCCGGGTTCGAGCTTGGCTCGAGCTCTGCGTCGTTCATGCCAAAGATCTGGCAAGCCATTATGGAGATGAATGGCGTCGATTCAAAAACGATGAAGATCGTCAACATCGATGCCCCAGCCCGCGTGCCAATGCTGGCTTCACGCAAAGTGCAGAGCATCGACCTGTTCATGATGAGCGAGCCGTCCATCAAACGCGCAATACCGGACGGCAAGCCGGTTTGCCTGTTCGCTGGCGACCTTGGCCTCGAAATCTACGCCAACTCCATCGGCGTGCACGAAGACTTCCTGAAAAAAGACCCGGAAGCCGTCAAGAAATTTGTACGTGCGGCGTTGCGCGGCTGGAAATACACGTTCGATCATCCGGACGAAGCCGCCCAGATCGAGCTTCAGTACGTGAAGGCGCTTGATCCGCAAATCATCATCGAAGAGATCGATATCCTTCGCCGCGTCGCCATTACGCCGGACGTGCAGAAGAACGGCTATGGCAGCATGACGTTGGAGCGGATGAAGAACACCGTCGATTTCATCAACAAGAACATCGACGTTCCCGGTGACAAATTGACCGTCGAGCAAATCTACGCGCCGGGCTATCTGCCGGAAAAGCCGATCACGCCATAG